A DNA window from Fragaria vesca subsp. vesca linkage group LG3, FraVesHawaii_1.0, whole genome shotgun sequence contains the following coding sequences:
- the LOC101314447 gene encoding uncharacterized protein At5g39865-like: protein MWRPWSKSTVQIYNTSSPTSPFSFSSFKDIQNLCADEPPPPAAAKKASAIFHRVRVANSLLRAWSTRPKDEPNQTTTQNDPSSNSISLPGAEKRIVVYYTSLRVVRRTYEDCHAVRSILRGFRVTLDERDLAMDHGFIAELQQILGQRKLTLPRVFIGGRYIGGAEEVKQLHEAGELKKFVEGLPVQEPGSCGACGGYRFLLCEECNGSHKLYSEKGGFRSCTSCNENGLIRCPSCSCAPILAN, encoded by the coding sequence ATGTGGCGGCCGTGGAGCAAATCAACGGTTCAGATTTACAACACGTCATCACCGACCTCGCCGTTCTCGTTCTCCTCCTTCAAAGACATCCAGAACCTCTGCGCCGACGAGCCGCCGCCGCCCGCCGCCGCCAAGAAAGCCTCTGCGATCTTCCACCGCGTCCGAGTCGCCAACTCGCTCCTCCGCGCCTGGTCAACTCGGCCCAAAGATGAGCCTAACCAAACTACGACGCAAAACGACCCGTCGTCTAACTCCATCTCCCTCCCGGGCGCCGAGAAACGCATTGTCGTATACTACACCAGCCTACGTGTCGTGCGGCGGACGTATGAGGACTGCCACGCCGTCCGATCAATACTCCGGGGGTTCCGCGTGACATTGGACGAACGAGATCTGGCGATGGACCACGGCTTCATTGCGGAACTGCAGCAGATTCTGGGTCAAAGGAAGTTGACCCTGCCGAGGGTTTTCATTGGCGGGAGGTACATTGGTGGGGCGGAGGAGGTGAAACAGCTGCACGAGGCTGGCGAGCTCAAGAAGTTTGTGGAAGGCCTGCCCGTACAGGAACCGGGCTCGTGCGGCGCGTGTGGTGGGTACAGGTTTTTACTGTGCGAGGAGTGTAATGGGAGTCATAAGTTGTACTCGGAGAAAGGTGGCTTCAGGAGTTGTACCTCTTGCAATGAGAATGGTCTCATCAGGTGCCCTTCTTGTTCTTGTGCACCAATCTTAGCTAACTAG
- the LOC101313589 gene encoding ubiquitin-activating enzyme E1 2-like codes for MVRLGLTFWGWVAVASAPILTGLAFQSYSGVGDVADSRFPVLCLVVSVIVGFCGVFSSSLHYMLPRKRACEGEEEEGDGDVDKATGTTSSASSASLIKKLRIGSESAVNNSSSSNGSGGSVVGNDVPIMALGDSNAGDIDEDLHSRQLAVYGRETMRRLFASNVLISGIQGLGAEIAKNLILAGVKTVTLHDEGKVELWDLSSNFLFTEDDVGKNRALASVQKLQELNNAVVVHTLTTPLTKEQLSDFQAVVFTDISYEKAIELNDYCHNHQPPIAFIRTEVRGLFGSVFCDFGPEFTVFDVDGEEPHTGIIASISNDNPALVSCVDDERLEFQDGDLVVFSEVHGMTELNDGKPRKIKNARAYSFTLEEDTSGFGTYEKGGIVTQAKQPKVLNFKPLREALNNPGDFLLSDFSKFDRPPLLHLAFQALDKFVSELGRFPVAGSEEDAQKLISVASNINDKLGDGRLEDLNPKLLRHFAFGAKAVLNPMAAMFGGIVGQEVVKACSGKFHPLFQFFYFDSVESLPTEPLDSSDLKPLNSRYDAQISVFGSKLQKKLEDANVFMVGSGALGCELLKNVALMGVSCGNQGKLTITDDDVIEKSNLSRQFLFRDWNIGQAKSTVAASAAASINPRLNTVALQNRVGPETENVFDDTFWENLSVVINALDNVNARLYVDQRCLYFQKALLESGTLGAKCNTQMVIPHLTENYGASRDPPEKQAPMCTVHSFPHNIDHCLTWARSEFEGLLEKTPAEVNAYLSKPSEYTAAMSNAGDAQARDTLERVLECLARERCETFQDCIAWARLKFEDYFSDRVKQLTYTFPEDAATSTGAPFWSAPKRFPRALQFSATDPGHLHFVMAASILRAETFGIPIPDWVRNSKKLSEAVEKVEVPDFQPKKDAKIVTDDKATNLTPQSIDDAQVINELIIKLEQCREKLPPGFRMKPIQFEKDDDTNYHMDMIAGLANMRARNYSIPEVDKLKAKFIAGRIIPAIATSTAMATGLVCLELYKVLDGGHKLEDYRNTFANLALPLFSMAEPVPPKVIKHQDMKWTVWDRWILRGNPTLRELLQWLKDKGLNAYSISCGSSLLFNSMFARHKDRMDKKVVDLAKDVAKVEIPPYRCHLDVVVACEDDEDNDIDIPLVSIYFR; via the exons ATGGTCAGATTAGGGTTAACGTTTTGGGGTTGGGTTGCGGTGGCTTCGGCGCCGATCTTGACCGGATTGGCGTTCCAGAGCTACTCCGGCGTCGGCGACGTCGCCGATTCGCGTTTTCCGGTTTTGTGTTTGGTTGTTTCGGTGATCGTCGGGTTTTGTGGCGTGTTCAGCAGCTCACTGCACTATATGCTTCCTAGAAAGAGAGCTTGTGAAGGAGAAGAAGAAGAAGGAGACGGTGACGTTGACAAGGCCACTGGTACTACTAGCTCGGCTTCTTCGGCGTCTTTGATTAAGAAGCTGCGGATCGGATCCGAATCGGCGGTTAATAACAGCAGCAGCAGTAACGGTAGCGGCGGAAGCGTGGTTGGGAACGACGTGCCGATCATGGCTTTGGGAGATTCCAACGCCGGGGATATCGATGAGGATCTGCACAGCCGGCAGCTTGCCGTCTATGGCCGGGAGACTATGAGGAGGCTCTTCGCATCCAATGTTCTGATTTCAGGGATACAGGGCCTCGGTGCCGAGATTG CCAAGAATCTCATTCTTGCTGGTGTGAAGACTGTGACCTTGCATGATGAAGGGAAAGTAGAGCTTTGGGATTTGTCCAGCAATTTTCTTTTCACAGAGGATGATGTTGGTAAGAACAGGGCACTTGCTTCTGTTCAGAAGCTGCAGGAACTCAACAATGCTGTGGTTGTTCATACCTTGACAACTCCATTGACTAAGGAGCAGCTTTCTGATTTCCAG GCTGTTGTGTTCACTGATATCAGTTACGAGAAAGCTATTGAACTCAATGATTATTGCCATAATCATCAGCCCCCAATCGCCTTCATAAGAACCGAAGTTAGAGGCCTTTTTGGTTCTGTATTTTGCGACTTTGGACCTGAATTCACTGTCTTTGATGTTGATGGGGAGGAGCCACACACGGGTATTATTGCATCAATCAGCAACGACAACCCTGCTCTTGTGTCATGTGTCGATGATGAAAGACTTGAGTTTCAGGATGGGGATCTTGTTGTGTTCTCAGAAGTTCATGGAATGACAGAACTAAATGATGGAAAGCCAAGGAAGATAAAAAATGCTAGGGCTTACTCCTTTACGCTTGAGGAGGACACCTCAGGTTTTGGTACCTATGAGAAAGGTGGCATTGTCACACAAGCGAAGCAGCCAAAAGTGTTGAATTTCAAGCCATTGAGGGAAGCACTCAATAATCCTGGCGATTTTCTTCTTAGTGATTTCTCCAAGTTTGATCGCCCTCCTCTCCTGCACTTGGCATTCCAAGCACTGGACAAATTTGTTTCTGAGTTGGGACGATTCCCTGTTGCTGGTTCAGAAGAGGATGCTCAAAAGCTTATATCTGTTGCTAGTAATATTAATGATAAATTGGGGGATGGCAGGCTGGAAGATCTTAATCCAAAGCTTTTGCGCCACTTTGCCTTTGGTGCAAAGGCTGTACTAAATCCCATGGCTGCCATGTTTGGTGGTATTGTTGGTCAAGAGGTTGTAAAAGCTTGCTCTGGAAAGTTTCATCCGCTCTTCCAG TTCTTCTACTTTGACTCGGTAGAATCACTTCCAACGGAGCCCCTGGATTCCAGTGATTTGAAACCATTGAATAGCCGTTATGATGCACAAATTTCAGTTTTTGGGTCCAAGCTACAGAAGAAACTGGAGGATGCCAATGTATTCATGGTTGGATCTGGTGCACTCGGATGTGAGTTGTTGAAAAATGTTGCCCTGATGGGAGTTTCATGTGGCAACCAGGGGAAGCTAACAATCACTGACGATGATGTGATTGAGAAGAGTAACCTCAGTAGGCAGTTCCTCTTCCGTGATTGGAATATTGGACAGGCAAAGTCTACAGTTGCTGCTTCTGCCGCTGCATCAATAAATCCCCGTCTCAACACTGTGGCGTTGCAGAACAGAGTTGGCCCTGAAACTGAGAATGTGTTTGATGACACCTTCTGGGAAAATTTAAGTGTTGTTATTAATGCTCTAGATAATGTCAATGCCAGGCTCTATGTTGATCAGAGGTGCTTATATTTCCAGAAGGCACTTCTTGAGTCGGGTACTCTTGGTGCAAAATGCAACACTCAGATGGTTATTCCTCACCTAACAGAAAACTATGGTGCCTCTAGAGATCCTCCAGAGAAACAAGCACCCATGTGTACTGTGCACTCATTTCCACACAACATTGACCACTGTTTAACGTGGGCTCGATCCGAGTTTGAGGGTTTGCTTGAGAAAACTCCAGCTGAAGTGAATGCATATTTATCCAAGCCAAGTGAATATACCGCTGCAATGAGTAATGCTGGGGATGCACAGGCCAGGGACACCTTGGAGCGAGTTCTTGAGTGCCTTGCCAGAGAAAGATGCGAAACATTCCAAGATTGTATTGCCTGGGCGCGCCTTAA GTTTGAAGATTATTTTTCCGACCGGGTAAAACAGCTGACATATACTTTTCCTGAAGATGCTGCAACTAGTACCGGGGCTCCATTCTGGTCTGCCCCCAAGCGATTCCCCCGTGCACTGCAGTTCTCAGCTACTGATCCTGGCCATCTTCATTTTGTTATGGCAGCATCCATACTCAGGGCAGAGACATTTGGGATCCCAATCCCCGACTGGGTTAGGAATTCTAAGAAGTTGTCTGAAGCTGTTGAGAAAGTGGAAGTCCCAGACTTTCAGCCCAAGAAAGATGCTAAAATAGTGACAGATGACAAGGCCACCAATTTAACTCCTCAATCCATAGATGATGCACAGGTTATTAATGAATTGATTATCAAGTTAGAGCAATGTCGAGAGAAACTCCCACCAGGCTTCAGGATGAAACCGATTCAGTTCGAGAAG GATGATGATACCAATTACCATATGGATATGATAGCTGGGCTTGCTAATATGAGGGCTAGGAATTACAGCATTCCTGAGGTGGACAAGCTGAAAGCCAAGTTTATTGCTGGTAGGATTATCCCTGCAATTGCAACTTCCACCGCAATGGCCACAGGACTTGTGTGCCTGGAACTTTACAAGGTTCTGGATGGTGGCCACAAACTGGAAGACTACAGAAATACATTTGCAAACCTAGCGCTACCTTTGTTCTCCATGGCTGAGCCGGTTCCACCCAAGGTCATCAAGCACCAGGACATGAAATGGACTGTGTGGGATAGGTGGATCCTGAGGGGCAATCCTACTTTGAGGGAACTTCTTCAGTGGCTTAAGGATAAGGGGCTGAATGCTTATAGCATCTCGTGTGGAAGCTCTCTGCTTTTTAACAGCATGTTTGCTCGGCACAAAGACCGAATGGACAAGAAGGTGGTGGATCTGGCCAAGGATGTGGCGAAGGTGGAGATTCCTCCATATCGTTGCCACTTGGATGTCGTTGTTGCTTGCGAGGATGATGAGGACAACGACATTGACATCCCTCTGGTATCAATTTACTTCCGTTAG
- the LOC101313292 gene encoding uncharacterized protein LOC101313292, with translation MAAALECWSSRASTEEDMVEQAVLMRTEDRSEGVSSSFSSAESSAAVAGVKESSAMQKKLQRLSRNVSEAIASLKNSLNLDSATESQTTSSKIESYRKGVWGSVVRNLTQLYPGSQLPEKLVSNLRKHYDSLPPSYAQAGFEMKEVFLHIKLIEQAAVDDYPAMLIQEVSEHEAQGSVYKLTFACNSAVSRPVMSDALETASICCKKVQIFEKKGCTLGMVLLLVQAGQEKLFRSRVEIALKSAIKKPKANTVKLPFGLCGCQEESTRGREVGEMEEDIGEQNYRNGIEISSQKVQLPKPLPTTSVLVSVDEWQTIQSGGDEIGKWLLNSDSLDFVDQTGPNSFKGVYKGKRVGIEKLKGCDKGNSYDFELRRDLLELMTFGNKNILQFYGVCIDENHGLCVVTKLMEGGSVYDLMLKSKKIQTKDVIRIAIDVAEGIKFMNDHGVAYRDLNTQRILLDRNGNACLGDMGIVSACKGVNEATEYETDGYRWLAPEIIAGDPECVSETWMSNVYSFGMVIWEMVTGEAAYAACSPVQAAVGIAACGLRPEIPKDCPQMLRSLMTKCWNNSPSKRPQFSEILSLLLRTNNNVR, from the exons ATGGCGGCCGCGCTGGAGTGCTGGTCGAGCCGCGCGAGCACGGAAGAGGACATGGTGGAGCAGGCCGTGCTGATGAGGACGGAGGACAGATCGGAGGGGGTGAGCTCTTCGTTTTCGTCCGCGGAGAGCTCCGCCGCCGTCGCCGGAGTCAAGGAGTCGTCGGCGATGCAGAAGAAGCTGCAGAGGCTGAGCAGGAACGTCTCCGAGGCAATCGCGTCGCTGAAGAACTCGCTGAATCTTGACTCGGCTACTGAGTCGCAAACGACGTCGTCTAAGATCGAGAGCTATAGGAAGGGGGTGTGGGGGAGCGTGGTGAGGAATCTTACTCAGCTCTATCCGGGGAGTCAGTTACCGGAGAAACTCGTCTCTAATCTTCGCAAGCATTATGATTCTCTTCCCCCCAG CTATGCTCAGGCGGGGTTTGAGATGAAAGAAGTGTTTCTTCATATAAAATTGATAGAGCAGGCGGCGGTGGATGACTACCCTGCAATGTTGATTCAAGAAGTTTCGGAACATGAAGCTCAAGGGTCTGTATACAAGCTCACATTTGCTTGTAACTCTGCGGTTTCGCGGCCGGTGATGTCTGATGCGCTTGAAACGGCATCCATTTGCTGTAAGAAGGTACAGATCTTTGAGAAGAAAGGATGTACTCTTGGCATGGTTCTGCTTCTGGTTCAAGCGGGGCAGGAGAAGTTGTTCAGAAGTAGGGTGGAAATTGCTTTGAAATCGGCTATAAAGAAGCCCAAAGCCAACACGGTGAAGCTCCCGTTTGGGCTGTGTGGGTGTCAGGAAGAGAGTACCAGGGGGAGAGAGGTGGGGGAGATGGAGGAAGACATTGGTGAACAAAATTATAGAAATGGGATTGAGATCTCAAGTCAAAAGGTTCAGCTTCCGAAGCCCCTGCCGACTACGTCAGTTCTTGTGTCTGTAGATGAATGGCAGACAATCCAGTCTGGCGGAGATGAGATAGGGAAGTGGCTATTGAATTCTGATAGTCTTGACTTTGTTGACCAGACTGGACCCAATTCGTTTAAGGGAGTTTACAAGGGCAAAAGGGTTGGAATTGAGAAGCTAAAAGGGTGTGACAAGGGGAACTCTTATGACTTTGAGCTCCGAAGAGATCTCTTGGAGCTCATGACATTTGGGAACAAAAACATTCTGCAGTTTTATGGTGTTTGCATTGATGAGAATCATGGGTTGTGCGTTGTGACGAAGTTGATGGAAGGTGGATCGGTATATGACTTGATGCTTAAAAGCAAGAAGATTCAGACCAAGGATGTAATAAGGATTGCCATTGATGTTGCAGAGGGGATCAAGTTCATGAATGATCATGGCGTTGCATATAGAGACCTCAACACACAGCGTATCTTATTAGATCGAAATGGGAATGCTTGCTTAGGTGACATGGGTATAGTCTCGGCTTGCAAAGGTGTTAATGAGGCAACAGAGTACGAAACTGATGGATACCGGTGGCTAGCTCCTGAG ATCATTGCTGGTGATCCGGAATGTGTTAGTGAGACATGGATGAGTAATGTATATAGTTTTGGGATGGTGATCTGGGAGATGGTAACTGGTGAGGCAGCCTATGCTGCATGTTCACCGGTCCAAGCAGCAGTTGGGATAGCTGCTTGTGGCCTCAGACCTGAGATTCCTAAGGACTGTCCACAAATGCTGAGATCCTTGATGACTAAGTGCTGGAACAACTCCCCCTCAAAGCGTCCGCAGTTCTCTGAAATTCTATCACTATTGCTCCGGACCAACAACAATGTAAGGTGA